One window of Immundisolibacter sp. genomic DNA carries:
- a CDS encoding bile acid:sodium symporter family protein — protein MHGVIEQLIPGALIFIMFGMGMELTAADFTRLARIPRPVLVGLFGHTLILPAVALGMIMLFPMPAAFALGLMVVAACPGGAVSNLWTHLARGDVALAVTLTALSAAVAVVWVPILLNLSVTYLVGDSINIRLPLFPTMKHIAMLTVVPVSLGMLVNRLRPTFARRMDRPVRILSLLFLALAVVGILVRARGQLGNMMATAFVPVLGYNFLVMALGLLLARLASLPRRQVITLPMEIGVQNVIMAATLATAPQFLGRPEVGLVPSVYGFTMTLMAAGFIGLIRFAPGILGREPAVEGAAQSEPGRA, from the coding sequence ATGCACGGCGTGATCGAGCAGCTGATCCCGGGCGCCCTGATTTTCATCATGTTCGGCATGGGCATGGAGCTGACCGCGGCCGACTTCACGCGCCTGGCCCGCATACCCCGGCCGGTGCTGGTCGGGTTGTTCGGCCATACGCTGATTCTGCCGGCGGTGGCGCTGGGCATGATCATGCTGTTCCCGATGCCGGCGGCGTTCGCGCTGGGGTTGATGGTGGTCGCCGCCTGCCCGGGCGGGGCGGTGTCCAATCTGTGGACTCACCTGGCGCGCGGTGACGTGGCGCTGGCGGTCACCCTGACTGCCCTGAGCGCCGCGGTGGCGGTGGTGTGGGTGCCGATATTGCTGAATCTGTCGGTGACCTATCTGGTGGGCGACAGCATCAATATCCGGCTGCCCCTGTTTCCGACCATGAAACACATCGCCATGCTGACCGTGGTTCCGGTGTCGCTGGGCATGCTGGTCAATCGCCTGCGCCCAACGTTTGCCCGGCGTATGGACCGCCCGGTGCGCATCCTGTCGCTGCTGTTCCTGGCGCTGGCCGTGGTCGGCATTCTGGTGCGCGCGCGCGGTCAGCTGGGCAACATGATGGCGACTGCCTTTGTGCCGGTACTTGGCTACAACTTCCTGGTGATGGCTTTGGGCCTGCTGCTGGCGCGTCTGGCGTCCCTGCCCCGGCGGCAGGTCATCACCTTGCCGATGGAGATCGGTGTCCAGAACGTGATCATGGCCGCCACGCTGGCCACCGCGCCGCAGTTTCTGGGTCGGCCCGAAGTGGGCCTGGTGCCGAGTGTCTACGGCTTCACCATGACGCTGATGGCGGCCGGTTTCATCGGCCTGATCCGCTTCGCGCCGGGGATTCTTGGCCGGGAGCCGGCGGTTGAAGGGGCCGCGCAGTCTGAGCCCGGTCGCGCATGA
- a CDS encoding acyl-CoA dehydrogenase family protein, which produces MNFDYTDDQRALRDLCHRLGSDYDDSYWNAIDQKHRHPLEFWKLLADQGLMGMTIPEEYGGSGLGLLDLCLAAEALAEAGSGDGAGAFVSGPVFGGYLINRGGTPQQKASILPALASGELWAGAFTEPDAGSNVTNIKTFARREGDTFLIRGQKVFISNMAVASKIAVLCRTAARDDKNRMSGITLLLGDMPSERIQYRPFRKMGTNYMDTNAVFFDDYPVPAANVIGEEGNAWRLLYQVLNPERLVISAINVGTGNYLVKKAVNYAMDRSVWGVPLATHQGLQFPLAEARIELECAKLKIYQAAWLFDQGKDAGVPTVMAKHAATHAALHAADRAIQTLGGAGYIADSGVERAYRNLRGSRMVPITDEMVLNTVAQHDLGMPRSY; this is translated from the coding sequence ATGAACTTCGATTACACCGACGACCAGCGCGCCCTGCGTGACCTGTGTCACCGGCTTGGCAGCGATTACGACGACAGCTACTGGAATGCCATCGACCAGAAACACCGCCACCCGCTGGAGTTCTGGAAGCTGCTGGCCGATCAGGGCCTGATGGGCATGACCATCCCGGAGGAATACGGCGGCAGCGGTCTGGGCCTGCTTGACCTGTGCCTGGCCGCCGAGGCCCTGGCCGAGGCCGGCTCCGGTGACGGCGCCGGCGCCTTTGTCAGCGGCCCGGTGTTCGGCGGCTATCTGATCAACCGCGGTGGCACTCCGCAGCAAAAAGCCAGCATCCTGCCGGCACTGGCCAGCGGCGAACTGTGGGCCGGTGCCTTCACCGAGCCGGATGCCGGCTCGAACGTCACCAATATCAAGACCTTTGCCCGCCGCGAGGGCGACACTTTCCTTATCCGGGGACAGAAAGTGTTCATTTCCAACATGGCGGTGGCCAGCAAAATCGCCGTGCTGTGCCGCACGGCGGCTCGGGATGACAAAAATCGCATGAGCGGCATCACGCTGTTGCTGGGCGACATGCCAAGCGAGCGCATCCAGTACCGCCCGTTTCGCAAGATGGGCACCAATTACATGGACACCAACGCGGTGTTCTTTGACGACTATCCGGTGCCGGCGGCCAATGTCATCGGCGAGGAAGGCAACGCCTGGCGCCTGCTCTACCAGGTGCTGAACCCGGAACGACTGGTCATCTCCGCCATCAACGTCGGCACCGGCAACTATCTGGTCAAAAAGGCCGTCAACTACGCCATGGACCGATCAGTCTGGGGGGTGCCCCTGGCTACCCATCAGGGCCTGCAGTTCCCGCTCGCCGAGGCACGTATCGAGCTGGAGTGCGCCAAGCTCAAAATCTACCAGGCCGCGTGGCTGTTCGATCAGGGCAAGGACGCCGGCGTGCCGACGGTCATGGCCAAACATGCGGCAACCCATGCCGCGCTGCACGCCGCCGACCGTGCTATTCAGACTCTGGGTGGGGCCGGCTATATCGCCGATTCGGGGGTCGAGCGGGCTTACCGCAACCTGCGCGGTTCCCGCATGGTGCCGATTACCGACGAAATGGTGCTCAACACCGTCGCCCAGCACGACCTGGGCATGCCACGCTCGTACTGA
- a CDS encoding amidohydrolase family protein yields MHDLLIKGGTIADGSGAAAFTGDVAIDGDQITFVSKQRSGVRARRQIDASGLVVAPGFIDPHTHYDAQFCWDGLLSSSPEHGVTTVVTGNCGVGLAPARPDLYEVLIGDLVNVEGMPYDTLSKGVDWRWETFGEYLKAMDDTGLGINVAALVAMTPVRHCVMGEAARKRAATPGEAKQMADVFRQAMQDGAFGFSTTVLGIHAGYEGKPLACRYADHAEYTAFANVLRDLGRGAIELTVTPTDTVNDEQRQLLELLVTESTRPVTWIGSFNTPGTTDSYKAKLAAVEHLIAWDKLVPQTTCHPIKFQFHLKNPFILGIFECWRPVMAMDLPGKMARYKDPQFRAQFSKDILKNEALSGNFWDRVRLIDGVTQPTLKLAQDKRSVARMAADRGCDPVDLMFQIAFDDDLGAIFELVALNHAASEVVPLITDKRLLIGLSDAGAHVDMMCDAGFATYMLARWVREEKVLSLEEAVRRLTSEQANFFGIAKRGLLESGNYADLALFDPTRVRPLESEKAFDLPAGGKRWVQHAEGMFATIVNGRVLYQEGQYQGALPGRVLRSGEACA; encoded by the coding sequence ATGCACGACCTGTTGATCAAGGGTGGGACGATCGCCGACGGCAGCGGGGCGGCGGCGTTCACCGGGGATGTCGCCATCGATGGTGATCAGATCACGTTCGTTTCCAAACAGCGCAGTGGCGTGCGGGCACGCCGGCAGATCGATGCCAGCGGCCTGGTGGTGGCCCCCGGCTTTATCGATCCCCACACCCATTACGACGCCCAGTTTTGCTGGGACGGGCTGCTCAGCTCCTCGCCCGAGCACGGCGTGACCACGGTGGTTACCGGCAACTGCGGGGTGGGCCTGGCACCGGCCAGGCCGGATTTGTACGAAGTTCTGATCGGCGACCTGGTGAATGTCGAGGGCATGCCCTACGACACGCTCAGCAAGGGCGTCGACTGGCGCTGGGAGACCTTCGGCGAGTACCTGAAGGCCATGGATGACACCGGGCTCGGCATCAACGTCGCGGCCCTGGTCGCCATGACCCCGGTTCGCCACTGCGTGATGGGCGAGGCTGCCCGCAAACGCGCCGCGACGCCTGGCGAAGCCAAACAGATGGCCGACGTGTTTCGCCAGGCGATGCAGGATGGGGCCTTCGGGTTCTCGACCACCGTGCTCGGCATCCACGCCGGGTATGAGGGCAAGCCCCTGGCGTGCCGGTACGCCGACCACGCGGAATACACCGCCTTCGCCAACGTATTGCGGGATCTGGGCCGCGGCGCCATCGAACTGACTGTCACCCCGACCGATACCGTCAACGACGAGCAGCGCCAGCTGCTGGAGTTACTGGTCACCGAGAGCACACGGCCGGTGACCTGGATCGGCAGTTTCAATACCCCCGGCACCACCGACTCGTACAAAGCCAAACTGGCTGCTGTTGAGCACCTGATCGCCTGGGATAAATTGGTGCCGCAGACCACCTGCCATCCCATCAAGTTTCAGTTTCACCTGAAAAACCCGTTCATTCTGGGCATCTTCGAGTGCTGGCGTCCGGTCATGGCCATGGATCTGCCGGGCAAGATGGCGCGTTACAAAGACCCGCAGTTTCGCGCCCAGTTCAGCAAGGACATCCTGAAGAACGAGGCGTTGAGCGGTAACTTCTGGGACCGCGTGCGCCTGATCGACGGTGTCACGCAACCGACCCTCAAACTGGCACAGGACAAGCGCTCGGTGGCCCGGATGGCGGCCGATCGGGGCTGCGATCCGGTCGATCTGATGTTCCAGATCGCCTTCGACGATGACCTGGGCGCCATCTTCGAGCTGGTCGCCCTGAACCACGCGGCCAGCGAAGTGGTTCCGCTGATCACCGACAAGCGCCTGCTGATCGGTCTGTCCGATGCCGGCGCCCACGTGGACATGATGTGCGACGCCGGTTTTGCGACCTATATGCTCGCGCGCTGGGTGCGCGAGGAGAAAGTACTGTCGCTTGAGGAAGCCGTCCGGCGCCTGACCTCGGAACAGGCCAACTTTTTCGGCATCGCCAAGCGCGGCTTGCTGGAGTCGGGTAACTACGCGGATCTGGCCCTGTTCGACCCCACCCGGGTGCGGCCATTGGAGTCGGAAAAAGCGTTCGATCTGCCCGCCGGCGGCAAGCGTTGGGTCCAGCACGCCGAAGGCATGTTCGCCACCATCGTCAACGGCCGCGTGTTGTATCAGGAAGGGCAGTACCAGGGCGCGCTGCCCGGGCGGGTGCTGCGCAGCGGCGAAGCGTGCGCATGA